Part of the Niallia alba genome is shown below.
CCTTTTCCTGTATTCAACATTCTCATTTGTATATAGGTTTTATCGATATTTTTACCCATTTCGCCGCCAAGTGCGTCAATTTCTCTAACGACGATCCCTTTTGCCGGTCCTCCGACAGAAGGATTACATGGCATAAAAGCAACCATGTCTAAATTTATTGTTAACATTAATGTTTTGGCACCTAATCTTGCTGCTGCAAGTCCAGCTTCACAGCCTGCATGACCTGCACCAATGACAATCACATCATAATTCCCAGCTTCGTACTGCATCATGATGCCTCCTTCTTTCTAAGTCTTTCTTTTATCTTGTTTTCGAGGCTACTGTTACCATTTAATAATCCCAATTTGTTTATTTTCCTAAACAGAACTGAGAGAACAACTGATTAATTAAGCTTTCGTGTATGCTGTCACCAATAATTTCGCCAAGTATTTCCCACGTTCTGGTCAAATCAATTTGCACAATATCAATTGGTGTTCCATTATCGGCTCCTTCAATTGCATCACTTATTGCGCTTAATGCTTGGTTCAATAAGGAAATATGTCTTGAATTAGAAACATATGTCATATCACTTGCTTCAATGGAACCTTCAAAAAATAGACTAGATATGGCCTCTTCTAATTGATCTACACCGTTTTCTTCTACTAAAGAAGTCGTAATGATTTTGCGATTACCTGCAAGCTCTTTTACCTTTTCTAAATCAATTTTTTGCGATAAATCTGTTTTATTGACGATAACAATAAAGTCCATGCCTTCTGTGGCTTTAAAAATATTCTTATCTTCTTCCGTTAATTCATCCGCATAATTTAAAACAAGTAAAATTAAATCTGCTTCCCGTAACACTTTTCGCGATTTTTCTACCCCTATTCGCTCTACAATATCTTCCGTTTCTCGAATGCCTGCTGTATCAAGCAAACGTAGAGGAACTCCGCGTACATTCACGTATTCTTCAATAACATCTCTTGTAGTACCTGGGATGTCTGTTACAATTGCTTTATTTTCTTGCACTAAACTATTTAATAAAGAAGATTTCCCTACATTTGGTCTCCCTACAATAACGGTTGCCAGTCCTTCTCGGAGAATCTTTCCTTGCTGTGATGTCTGGAGAAGTTTTTCAATTTCCTTTTTGATATATATTGATTTCTCCAACATTACTTTTTGTGTCATCTCTTCCACATCGTCATATTCTGGATAATCAATATTAACCTCTACCTGTGCTAATGTTTCTAAGATTTCTTGGCGCAAATGTCGAATTAATTTTGAGAGTCTTCCTTCCATTTGCCCAAGTGCTACATTCATTGCGCGATCTGTTTTCGCTCTGATTAAATCCATTACCGCTTCTGCTTGCGACAGATCAATGCGCCCATTTAAAAAAGCTCTTTTAGTAAATTCGCCAGGTTCTGCAATTCTTGCCCCATGAGAAGTAGTTAATTGCAATAATCGATTTACGGAAGCAATTCCACCGTGGCAGTTAATTTCAATTACATCCTCTTTTGTAAAAGTTTTTGGTCCCCTCATCAACGATACCATTACTTCTTCCACAACCTCATCTGTTGTTGGATCAATAATATGACCATAATGTATCGTATGACTTGCTACCTCACTTAACTTTTTATTCCCTATACTTTTAAAGAGCTTGTCTGCAATTTTTATGGATTCTGGACCACTCATTCGAACAATTGCGATCGCTCCCTCTCCCATTGGGGTTGATATCGCAGCAATTGTATCTAATTCCATCTTTTTCACCTCAATTCAAAAAAATAATATCTATATAAAAAGTTTGTATTCACCTTTGACATGATTACAATAGATTAGATTAACATATCCACAAATGTAAAAAAAGAAAAAAATCCGCACACTTATCCACATTCTCTTTTATCGTTATATACCATTCTATCTTATCCACATGTGAATAACAATAAAACGAAAAATAAAATTACAAAAGCTAAGAACTTAAACTCCTACTATTTGCATGTGTTTCTGCTTTTCTGTTCTATTACTTCTCTCCTTACTCCAATGCATAAATAGATTTTTGATTGTTTTCACTCATTAATTACTCTCTAGTCGAAATAGTATCTAAAGATACTATTTCTAAAAAATATATCTATGGATCCATATAAACATAAAAAAAGAGACCATCTCTTTATCAGAGACGATCTCTATGTTCTATCTTTTTACCTTTAACGGCGCAATAATAATATGTCTTTTCGCATCTTCACCGGAAGAATAGGTTTTTACCCCTTTAAAAGAAACCAAGGCAGTATGAATCGTTTTTCTTTCATCTGCAGGCATCGGTTCAAGCGGTATTTCTTTTCCAATCTTAACCGCTTTATAGGCTATTCTTTCTGCTAACTGAATTAACGCCTGTTTTCTACGGTCACGGTATCCTTCTGCATCTAACATTACTTTAAAATACTCTTTTGATTCTTTATTAATTACTAATTGTGCTAAATATTGAAT
Proteins encoded:
- the mnmE gene encoding tRNA uridine-5-carboxymethylaminomethyl(34) synthesis GTPase MnmE, translated to MELDTIAAISTPMGEGAIAIVRMSGPESIKIADKLFKSIGNKKLSEVASHTIHYGHIIDPTTDEVVEEVMVSLMRGPKTFTKEDVIEINCHGGIASVNRLLQLTTSHGARIAEPGEFTKRAFLNGRIDLSQAEAVMDLIRAKTDRAMNVALGQMEGRLSKLIRHLRQEILETLAQVEVNIDYPEYDDVEEMTQKVMLEKSIYIKKEIEKLLQTSQQGKILREGLATVIVGRPNVGKSSLLNSLVQENKAIVTDIPGTTRDVIEEYVNVRGVPLRLLDTAGIRETEDIVERIGVEKSRKVLREADLILLVLNYADELTEEDKNIFKATEGMDFIVIVNKTDLSQKIDLEKVKELAGNRKIITTSLVEENGVDQLEEAISSLFFEGSIEASDMTYVSNSRHISLLNQALSAISDAIEGADNGTPIDIVQIDLTRTWEILGEIIGDSIHESLINQLFSQFCLGK